The Barnesiella intestinihominis YIT 11860 genome includes a window with the following:
- a CDS encoding MotA/TolQ/ExbB proton channel family protein, producing MNLLTLLLQTTDTLVTPPVLTPTVETAGDLNLWELACKGGIIMIPLLLLSLLSIYIFFERLQVIRRAAREDNTFMERIKDYIHEGDIDSALKLCKKTNTPYSRLIAKGISRLGRPMNDVLVAIENVGNIEIAKLEKGFPWLATTAAGAPMLGFLGTVTGMVRAFYNMASAGNNADISTLSGGIYEALVTTVAGLIVGIIALFAYNYLVSRVDGVMNQLEAKTMEFMDLLNEPAE from the coding sequence ATGAATTTATTGACATTGCTTTTGCAGACTACCGACACGCTTGTGACTCCCCCCGTTCTGACACCCACGGTCGAAACCGCAGGTGATTTGAACCTTTGGGAACTCGCCTGCAAGGGAGGAATCATCATGATTCCCCTTTTGTTGCTCTCCTTGTTATCCATCTACATTTTCTTCGAAAGGCTGCAAGTCATCAGACGAGCCGCACGCGAAGACAATACGTTTATGGAACGGATCAAAGACTATATCCACGAAGGCGATATAGATAGCGCATTGAAACTCTGCAAAAAAACCAATACGCCCTATTCCCGACTTATCGCCAAAGGTATCTCTCGCTTGGGTCGTCCCATGAACGATGTTTTAGTAGCCATCGAAAACGTGGGAAACATCGAGATCGCCAAACTCGAAAAAGGATTTCCGTGGTTAGCGACAACCGCCGCGGGAGCACCCATGTTGGGATTCCTCGGGACCGTCACTGGTATGGTGAGGGCTTTCTACAACATGGCATCGGCCGGAAACAATGCCGATATCTCCACGCTGTCGGGAGGTATCTATGAAGCACTGGTAACGACCGTAGCTGGTCTCATCGTCGGAATTATCGCACTCTTTGCCTATAACTATCTCGTATCACGTGTAGACGGGGTGATGAATCAGTTGGAAGCGAAGACTATGGAATTTATGGATTTGCTCAACGAGCCGGCAGAATAA
- a CDS encoding PCMD domain-containing protein — translation MKKMRKLSLFIILLGLLEPVSLRAQHVEPIAFGDFEHWVTREIKESALLGGKTKTVYAIAPTQYIKGNKAYRNMGGSPWASSNVMANVMGIVKTSNTVRPEKRQNGGTCACMETVIEDCRVLGMMNLHVLVSGSIFLGEVNEPIRSTSNPYGKMEMGIPFTKRPVRLIFDYKYKASPDDFRTESTGFSSRKQLAGRDSAEVYILLQHRWEDEDGNVYAHRVGTGRERYVKSTPDWVNGHSVPIHYGDITDKPFYKSYMGLIPEDKSYYCRNSKGDMVPVVEVGWGEADEPVTHMLVMASATCGTAYIGGLGNTFWIDNIALGY, via the coding sequence ATGAAAAAGATGCGAAAACTAAGTTTGTTTATTATTTTGCTCGGTCTTTTGGAGCCGGTGAGTCTGAGGGCTCAACATGTGGAACCGATAGCTTTCGGCGATTTTGAACATTGGGTAACTCGTGAAATCAAGGAATCTGCTTTGTTGGGAGGAAAAACGAAGACTGTATACGCCATCGCTCCGACACAGTATATCAAAGGGAATAAAGCGTATCGGAACATGGGCGGTTCTCCCTGGGCGTCGTCGAATGTGATGGCGAATGTAATGGGGATAGTGAAAACCAGTAATACCGTACGACCGGAGAAACGTCAAAATGGCGGGACATGTGCTTGTATGGAAACCGTCATAGAGGATTGTCGTGTGTTGGGTATGATGAATCTTCACGTGTTGGTGAGCGGAAGTATTTTTTTAGGAGAGGTGAACGAGCCGATTCGTTCGACGAGTAATCCCTATGGCAAAATGGAAATGGGTATACCGTTCACCAAACGTCCCGTGCGATTGATTTTCGATTATAAATATAAGGCTTCGCCCGATGATTTCCGTACGGAATCGACCGGATTCAGTTCTCGGAAACAGTTGGCCGGAAGAGATAGCGCGGAAGTATATATTTTGTTGCAGCACCGGTGGGAAGACGAGGACGGAAATGTGTACGCTCATCGTGTGGGCACTGGGAGAGAACGATATGTAAAGAGTACACCCGATTGGGTTAACGGTCATAGTGTGCCTATTCACTACGGGGATATTACCGATAAGCCTTTTTATAAATCTTATATGGGGCTTATTCCCGAAGATAAATCGTATTATTGCCGAAACAGCAAAGGCGATATGGTTCCGGTGGTCGAAGTGGGTTGGGGAGAAGCCGACGAACCGGTAACGCACATGTTGGTAATGGCTTCGGCTACTTGTGGAACGGCCTATATAGGAGGATTGGGCAATACTTTTTGGATCGATAATATAGCGTTGGGGTATTAG
- a CDS encoding CBS domain-containing protein translates to MKAKDMISPEIPLLTPGMSVKQGLATMQMSGLSSLPIVDEGSYVGVVHEKELLRDDVAGKIGRENWRTPSVREESHLFDVVNQLAQYSDDILPVVTTDRHYVGAISIHSALVAVAHLCQTSSSGAIIELEIPREDYSATELTRLVEDNDCRVMNLMIRPDEKTGIWKACLRIDREDATPVLRSLERFDYRVVSCYQLHGVMDERIEQRIKELMYYLEM, encoded by the coding sequence ATGAAAGCAAAAGATATGATATCACCCGAAATACCTCTTTTAACCCCGGGAATGTCGGTCAAACAAGGGTTGGCGACGATGCAGATGTCTGGATTGTCGAGCTTGCCGATTGTGGACGAGGGCTCGTATGTCGGAGTCGTTCATGAGAAAGAGCTGCTTCGGGACGATGTAGCCGGAAAGATCGGGCGCGAAAACTGGCGTACTCCGTCTGTTCGGGAAGAGAGCCATTTGTTCGATGTCGTCAATCAACTTGCTCAATACTCCGACGATATACTTCCGGTGGTAACGACTGATCGCCATTATGTGGGCGCGATATCCATTCATTCGGCTTTGGTTGCGGTCGCTCATTTGTGCCAAACCTCTTCTTCGGGAGCGATTATTGAATTGGAGATTCCGCGAGAAGATTATTCGGCTACCGAGTTGACTCGATTGGTGGAGGATAACGATTGTCGAGTGATGAATTTGATGATTCGTCCCGATGAGAAAACAGGTATATGGAAGGCTTGTTTGCGAATAGACAGAGAAGATGCCACCCCTGTGCTTCGTTCGTTGGAGCGGTTCGATTATCGGGTAGTGAGTTGTTACCAGTTGCATGGAGTCATGGACGAGCGGATAGAACAAAGGATAAAAGAATTGATGTATTATCTTGAAATGTGA
- a CDS encoding PadR family transcriptional regulator: MNTDNVKSQMRKGILEYCTLLILQKRRAYVSDIIQSLKEAKLIVVEGTLYPLLSRLKNSGLLTYVWEESTQGPPRKYYELTPEGTVFLNELDNAWKELNQVIDHIKEQ; the protein is encoded by the coding sequence ATGAATACAGACAACGTTAAATCTCAGATGAGAAAAGGGATACTGGAATATTGTACCCTGTTGATCCTTCAAAAAAGAAGAGCCTATGTTTCTGATATTATCCAATCGCTCAAAGAAGCGAAACTCATTGTAGTGGAGGGAACGCTATACCCGCTTCTCTCCCGCCTTAAAAACTCCGGATTACTTACTTACGTTTGGGAAGAATCCACGCAAGGTCCCCCGAGGAAGTATTATGAACTTACTCCCGAAGGAACTGTTTTTCTAAACGAACTCGACAACGCTTGGAAAGAATTGAATCAAGTCATCGACCACATCAAAGAACAATAA
- a CDS encoding pyridoxine 5'-phosphate synthase, which yields MTKLSVNVNKTATLRNARGGNIPNVLKVTLDCESFGAEGITVHPRPDERHIRYADVYELRPAVSTEFNIEGYPSEKFLDMVLKVKPTQVTLVPDAHDVITSNAGWDTKNNFDFLSKVVDLCKSANIRTSIFVEPDLEIVEYAAKTGADRIELYTEPYAVRYPQDKEDAIKPFVEAAEHARGLGLGVNAGHDLSLENLRFLHERIPFLSEVSIGHCLICDALYLGLRETIKQYKECLK from the coding sequence ATGACAAAATTAAGTGTAAATGTCAACAAAACAGCCACCTTGCGAAACGCAAGAGGCGGTAATATTCCAAACGTGTTAAAAGTCACTTTGGACTGTGAATCATTCGGAGCAGAAGGTATCACGGTTCACCCCCGTCCCGACGAACGCCACATACGTTATGCCGATGTGTATGAATTAAGACCTGCTGTAAGCACCGAATTCAACATCGAAGGTTATCCCTCCGAAAAATTTCTCGACATGGTTCTCAAAGTGAAACCCACGCAAGTGACGCTCGTTCCCGATGCACACGATGTCATTACATCAAATGCAGGTTGGGACACCAAAAACAACTTCGATTTTCTTTCCAAAGTGGTCGACCTTTGTAAATCAGCGAATATACGAACCTCTATTTTCGTAGAACCGGATTTAGAGATAGTCGAATACGCCGCAAAAACCGGAGCCGACCGTATCGAATTATATACCGAGCCCTATGCCGTTCGCTATCCACAAGATAAAGAAGATGCGATAAAACCATTCGTCGAAGCAGCCGAGCATGCACGCGGCTTGGGATTGGGCGTAAATGCCGGGCACGATTTAAGCCTTGAAAACCTCCGGTTCCTGCATGAAAGAATCCCTTTCCTAAGCGAAGTATCTATCGGGCATTGCCTCATCTGCGACGCTCTGTATTTAGGTCTGCGGGAAACCATCAAACAATATAAAGAATGCCTGAAATAA
- a CDS encoding PspC domain-containing protein: MKKTVTVNLDKTIFNIDDDAYTVLESYLEALHDHFKKEEGGQEIMNDIESRISELFKERLGFGMQVITLQEVNEVIAIMGQPDEIENPLDSGTAPDNNADGDNSGQTTDTSNNESHKSTKRLYRDPDNRILGGVASGMGYYFGIDTVAIRVIMVLLLPLWASSVWIYLLLWICIPEARTTSQKLEMRGETPTVDNIKRAVEEEKENVSRNGGVANSIWRSIGSIFRGLFKFIFICIGGLIAISIIGALVTCIISILGFFFLGTATITTPFFSIFPGGMHVLNGHWELVVFTLSLFFTFGIPLYAILRAVLGSIFHWKAQSSALNIFLLVLWILSLVGLFVSTFIYIPEYPLLNL, encoded by the coding sequence ATGAAAAAGACCGTAACCGTCAATCTCGACAAAACGATTTTCAATATCGACGACGATGCCTATACCGTCCTCGAATCTTATTTAGAAGCACTACACGACCATTTCAAAAAAGAAGAAGGCGGGCAAGAAATCATGAACGACATCGAAAGCCGCATTTCCGAACTTTTCAAGGAAAGGTTAGGGTTCGGCATGCAAGTAATCACCCTACAAGAGGTCAACGAAGTCATCGCCATAATGGGCCAACCGGACGAAATAGAAAACCCACTCGATTCGGGGACGGCTCCTGACAATAATGCAGATGGTGATAACTCTGGGCAAACGACCGATACTTCGAACAACGAATCTCATAAATCGACCAAACGGCTGTACCGCGACCCCGACAATCGCATATTAGGAGGTGTAGCATCCGGTATGGGCTACTATTTCGGTATAGACACGGTAGCCATTCGCGTCATCATGGTATTGCTGTTACCCTTATGGGCTTCATCGGTATGGATATATCTGTTACTTTGGATATGTATTCCCGAAGCCCGCACGACCTCTCAAAAACTCGAAATGCGAGGTGAAACACCCACTGTCGACAATATCAAAAGAGCCGTAGAAGAAGAAAAAGAAAATGTCTCCCGAAACGGAGGTGTCGCCAATTCGATTTGGCGAAGCATAGGGAGTATATTCCGTGGACTTTTCAAATTCATATTTATTTGTATCGGCGGGCTTATCGCCATATCCATTATCGGAGCCTTAGTTACCTGCATCATCAGTATTCTAGGTTTCTTTTTCTTAGGAACAGCAACCATAACGACCCCTTTCTTCTCGATTTTTCCCGGAGGGATGCACGTTCTTAACGGACATTGGGAACTGGTTGTATTCACACTCTCGCTATTTTTTACTTTCGGTATCCCTCTGTATGCCATACTTCGAGCCGTATTAGGATCTATATTCCACTGGAAAGCCCAATCGTCGGCACTCAACATTTTCCTACTGGTTCTTTGGATACTTTCTCTGGTCGGGCTATTCGTCTCCACCTTCATTTACATTCCCGAATATCCATTATTAAACCTATAA
- a CDS encoding NAD kinase, with translation MRILLFGHTYQPSRSEQIRHVLQTLSRTEAELVAHGDFYDFLSKEFPDVCHRIGEIDCRGDYTADMALSIGGDGTFLRAAEKIGDRGIPVLGVNIGRLGFLADVPAEEVEPVLNEILEGKYKIEERSLLQVEFNGLSENFWPYALNEVAVLKQDTSSMISIHTTVGDSYLNTYQADGLIVATPTGSTAYSMSVGGPIIMPRAANWVISPVAPHSLTVRPLVVNDDMNITLRVDSRNHSYLLSLDGRSVMLDTDSQVVLRKAPFSIKVVKRLGHSFSATLRAKLMWGVDKRE, from the coding sequence ATGAGGATCTTATTATTCGGGCATACTTATCAACCATCTCGGTCGGAACAGATTCGGCATGTGTTGCAGACATTGTCCCGTACCGAGGCGGAGCTTGTAGCACACGGGGATTTTTATGATTTTTTATCGAAAGAATTTCCCGATGTTTGTCATAGAATCGGGGAGATCGATTGTCGAGGCGATTATACTGCCGATATGGCATTGAGTATCGGCGGAGACGGTACTTTTCTGCGGGCTGCTGAAAAAATAGGAGACAGGGGTATTCCTGTTTTGGGTGTGAATATCGGTCGTCTGGGCTTTTTAGCCGATGTCCCTGCCGAAGAAGTAGAACCGGTATTGAACGAAATTTTAGAGGGAAAGTATAAAATAGAGGAGCGATCGTTGCTTCAAGTCGAGTTTAACGGTTTGTCGGAGAATTTTTGGCCTTATGCTCTTAATGAGGTCGCTGTCTTGAAGCAGGATACTTCATCGATGATTTCCATTCATACGACTGTGGGAGATAGTTATTTGAATACCTATCAGGCCGATGGTTTAATTGTGGCGACACCTACCGGCTCGACCGCTTATTCGATGAGTGTAGGAGGTCCTATTATTATGCCTCGGGCTGCCAATTGGGTTATTTCGCCTGTGGCGCCGCACAGTTTGACGGTTCGACCGTTGGTCGTGAATGACGATATGAATATTACGTTGCGTGTGGATAGCCGCAACCATAGTTATTTGTTGAGTCTCGACGGTCGTTCGGTTATGTTGGATACAGATTCGCAAGTTGTGTTGCGAAAGGCTCCGTTTTCCATAAAAGTAGTGAAACGATTGGGGCATAGTTTTTCGGCAACGCTTCGCGCGAAATTGATGTGGGGGGTCGATAAACGGGAGTGA
- a CDS encoding ExbD/TolR family protein has protein sequence MALKRRHKIDATFSMASMTDVIFLLLIFFMITSTIVFPNSIKVNLPQSNQQAAAKPLTRVTIDENLNYYIAFGNEAAQPVTYDQLVQKLAETPQHDTERFVALYADETVPYREIVKILNIANDNRLKMVLAAKPVHNP, from the coding sequence ATGGCACTCAAACGAAGACATAAAATAGACGCGACATTTAGTATGGCATCGATGACCGATGTCATATTCCTGTTGCTCATATTCTTCATGATCACCTCTACGATCGTCTTTCCCAACTCCATAAAGGTAAACCTTCCGCAAAGTAATCAGCAAGCGGCGGCCAAACCGCTCACACGGGTAACGATCGATGAAAATTTGAACTATTACATCGCTTTCGGAAACGAAGCGGCACAACCTGTCACATACGACCAACTGGTACAGAAATTGGCAGAAACCCCGCAACACGATACCGAGCGATTCGTCGCTCTTTATGCCGACGAAACAGTCCCCTATCGCGAAATCGTCAAAATACTCAATATAGCCAACGACAACCGATTGAAAATGGTACTGGCCGCCAAGCCCGTACACAACCCATAA
- a CDS encoding cell envelope integrity protein TolA — protein MEQQKKDKILALVTTIVLHIVVLFVLWLTFLGKEPIGTGSGVLVQVGFVDESAGMFESNADRPEQTEAERPRENEDELLTQTDEESIHIEKKEEKKDKTIQENKKDERIANQVKNAFGKGVSNDGSRGDSDEGSGTQGNPFGNSSTGEITGVGGYGGYNLGGRGLVGSLPYPEYDNSNDAGIIAISITVDPQGKVINAIATVNGSKGTAFSNPKLRASAEAAARKSRFERSTSSSNQTGVIIYIFKQN, from the coding sequence GTGGAACAACAGAAAAAAGATAAAATACTGGCACTTGTCACGACAATCGTCTTGCACATAGTCGTCCTGTTTGTCCTGTGGCTCACTTTCTTAGGAAAGGAACCCATCGGCACAGGTAGCGGCGTATTGGTACAAGTAGGTTTTGTAGACGAATCGGCAGGTATGTTCGAATCGAATGCCGATCGTCCCGAACAAACCGAGGCGGAACGTCCCCGTGAAAACGAAGATGAGCTACTGACTCAAACCGACGAGGAAAGCATACACATCGAAAAGAAAGAAGAAAAAAAAGATAAAACCATACAAGAGAATAAAAAAGACGAGCGCATAGCCAATCAAGTCAAAAATGCTTTCGGGAAAGGAGTTTCCAACGACGGCAGCAGAGGCGATAGCGACGAAGGAAGCGGCACGCAGGGCAACCCGTTCGGTAACTCTTCGACCGGCGAAATCACCGGCGTGGGGGGATATGGAGGATACAACCTCGGCGGACGTGGGCTCGTAGGTTCATTGCCATATCCCGAATACGACAACAGTAACGATGCCGGTATCATCGCCATATCCATAACCGTGGATCCGCAAGGAAAAGTCATCAATGCTATCGCTACGGTTAACGGCAGCAAAGGCACAGCATTCTCCAACCCGAAGTTGCGGGCATCCGCCGAAGCCGCCGCCCGCAAATCGCGATTCGAGCGCAGCACGAGTTCCTCCAATCAAACAGGAGTTATCATCTATATCTTCAAACAAAATTAA